The Bacteroidota bacterium genomic interval AAGCGGTGAAGCTTGGGTGGGCTCACGGGGCATTGCTGACGAGCTTTCCGGGGGATACAACGATGGCAACAGTCGAACAGGTCCGCGCGTTTGCCAAAGGCGGATCGGCTCGCATTCAACGATAACAACAGCAAGCAGAAAGAGAACAGAATAACAATGAATGAAAAATCAGATTTCGGATTGGTCGGCCTCGCGGTGATGGGAGAAAATCTTGTTCTGAACGTCGAAAGCCGCGGGTTTACGGTTTCAGTTTACAACAGGACGTTGCAAAAGGTGGACAATTTTATTCATGGACGGGCAAAAGGGAAGAACATTGCCGGCACGCATTCCATCGAAGAGCTCGTCGGTTCGCTTAAAACTCCCCGCAAAGTGATGTTGATGGTGAAGGCAGGAAAGCCGGTCGATGAATTCATCGAACAGCTCATTCCACATCTTCAGCGCGGAGACATCATTATCGACGGCGGCAATTCCCATTTCCCCGACACAATCCGGCGAACAAAATATCTCGAATCGAAGGGGCTGCTTTTTATTGGAACCGGAGTCTCGGGGGGCGAAGAAGGAGCGCTCCGCGGACCGTCGATCATGCCGGGGGGCTCGCCGGCAGCATGGCCTGCCGTCAAGCCGATTTTCCAATCGATAGCAGCGAAGGTGGGCGATGGAACGCCGTGCTGCGATTGGGTTGGTGAGAACGGCGCCGGACATTTTGTGAAAATGGTCCATAACGGAATCGAGTACGGAGATATGCAGTTGATCTGCGAAGTCTATCAGATCATGAAGGACCTTCTGCATATGTCCGCCGAGCAGATGCATGATGTCTTTGCAGAATGGAATCAAGGAGAGCTTGACAGCTATCTTATCGAAATTACGCGCGATATTCTTGCCTTCAAAGACACGGATGGCACGCCACTGGTTAACAAAATCCTTGACACCGCCGGGCAAAAAGGGACGGGGAAGTGGACGAGCGTTGCGTCGCTTGACCTTGGTATTCCATTGACGATGATCAGCGAAGCCGTTTACGGCCGCTGTCTCTCGGCGGCGAAAGAAGAGCGCGTGGAAGCCTCGAAGATTCTTCAGGGACCAACGCCTGAATTTAAGGGAGATAAGAAAGCCTTTCTGAGCGATTTGGAGAAAGCGTTGTATGCATCCAAGATCGTATCGTACACTCAAGGATACGTTCTTCTCAGAGCCGCTGCAGAAGAATATATGTGGAACTTAAATTACGGGGGTATTGCGCTTCTCTGGCGCGGCGGCTGCATCATTCGCTCGAAGTTTCTGGGAAGGATCAAAGATGCGTTCGATAAGAACCCGAAGCTGACCAACCTCTTGTTAGATCCATTCTTTAGGGAGACAGTCGAGCACTCGCAGGGAGCGTGGCGCCGCGTCCTTTCGACGGCAGTGCTTAACGGCATCTGGTCCCCCGCCATGGCGACCGCGCTTAATTACTTTGACGGATTCAGGAATTCCCGGCTTCCGGCGAATTTGCTCCAGGCACAACGGGATTATTTTGGTGCACATATGTATGAGAGAATTGACAAGCCGCGCGGCGAATTTTTTCACACCAACTGGACCGGCCGGGGGGGAGAAACAGCTTCCTCGACATATGTGGTGTGATGGCGCAAGGAATTTCCCGAAGCTTTTCAAATGAAGAAATTTCTTCTCGTACTTACTTTTGTCATTGGAATGCTTCCTCTAACTCCTCTCTATGCTCAGGATAAACAAATCTCTTCCGGCCTCCCGCCGGGACAATACGATGAATCAAAAGTCCCGGCGTACACCTTGCCCGACCCACTCATTCTGATGAACGGTGAAAAAGTTATCGACACCGCTGTTTGGAATGCGAAACGCAGGCCTGAAATTTTACGGCTGTTCGAGGAGAATGTTTATGGAAAAGCCCCCGCAGGCAGGCCGGAAGGCATGCATTGGAAGGTGATCAGCGAGGATTCGCAGGCGCTCGGTGGTTTAGCTGTCAAAAGAAAGGTTACGATCTGTCTTTCTTCGACAGAGAACTGGCCAAAGCTTGATGTTGATATTACGTTACCAAAAAACGACAAGCCTGTTCCGGTCTTTTTAGTCTCCACATGGACTCCCGATGCACAGCTGGTGATTGGCAAGGGATTCGGGTTGGTGACATTCGATGCACGAGAGATCGAACCGGACGACAAAGACAGCGCCTATGCAGAGGGAATCCGAAAATATTTCGACCCGGGCGGAAGAGAAAAACCCGAGCCGGATGAATGGGGGACAATTGCTGCGTGGTCGTGGTCGATGAGAAGAGTGATGGATTATGTTGAGACGGACCCTTCTATCGACGCAAAAAAAGTGTGCCTGCTCGGCTTTTCCCGTTTCGGCAAAGCGGCGTTGTGGGCTGGAGCACAGGATCAGCGTTTCGCGATCGTCTTTTCCTGCGAATCGGGTTGCGGCGGCGCCGCAATCGCGCGCAGGGAGTTTGGCGAGACGGTGAAATTGATCAACAATCAATTTCCTCATTGGTTTGCGGGCAGTTTCAAAAAATTCAACGATCGGGTCGATGATCTTTCCCTTGATTGGCACATGCTTGTCGCGCTGATTGCTCCTCGACCAGTTTATGTCTCAACGGCTCAGGAGGATTTGTGGGGAGATCCGCGGGGATCATTCCTGGCCGCAAAAGCCGCGGAGCCGGTCTATCAATTGTTCGGCGAAGAGGGGTTGGAGACATCAGAGATGCCGGGTGTCGATACGCCAGTGGGGAATTTTATCGGTTATCATATGCGGCAGGGGAAACATGGATTGAACGATTACGATACCGAACGCTTTATACAATTTGCCAAGAGACACTTTACCCCACGCGAATCTAAGGCAGATCGATAAGCTGCCTGGGTCCCTTTCTTCTTATCCAGGAATTTCGCTTATCCGATTTGCCTTTCACTTTAATCCTAACGATGCAAAGCTAATTCACTCGGCCTGATGAGCAGTTTTACGAAATTTCCATTTATCAAAGTCGAAGGAGCCTATCAGGTCTGGGAAGGCTGGAAGGATATTTGTGATAAGATCGTTCAGTCAGCTTCTTCCATCCAGCAAGACAAACAAATTGTCGTCATAGAGTATTATCATGGAGTGCTTGAGGAAGAGACAACATCGAGCATTATATCATGGATCCATCCGGTTGAGGTCATCCGCGCTAAAAAGTGCATGCGGGATGAGCAAAAGATCGAAGAGATGGTTTTCCCTTATGTGACCGATGACAGACTATTCGGCCGCATGTCCGATCTTGTTATCGACGATTATTTTGATCCTGCCAAAATAGATCAGGCCCGGAAACGAATAGCTGACGCCGACGCGGGGATCGTTCTCGTCATCGGAACTGGCGCTTCACGTATCGCTGATCGACGCGACCTGCTTGTCTACGCCGATATGGCTCGATGGGAAATTCAGAAAAGGATGCGCAAGCACCTGGTCGATAATGTCGGCGTATCCAACCGGTCCTTTGCAGACTGGGATCGTCTCTACAGGCAGGGCTACTTTCTTGACTGGCGGGTCTGCGACAGGTTGAAAAGGGATCTGATGGGGAAATGGGATTATCTCCTCGATACGAACGACCGCCG includes:
- a CDS encoding acetylxylan esterase, with amino-acid sequence MKKFLLVLTFVIGMLPLTPLYAQDKQISSGLPPGQYDESKVPAYTLPDPLILMNGEKVIDTAVWNAKRRPEILRLFEENVYGKAPAGRPEGMHWKVISEDSQALGGLAVKRKVTICLSSTENWPKLDVDITLPKNDKPVPVFLVSTWTPDAQLVIGKGFGLVTFDAREIEPDDKDSAYAEGIRKYFDPGGREKPEPDEWGTIAAWSWSMRRVMDYVETDPSIDAKKVCLLGFSRFGKAALWAGAQDQRFAIVFSCESGCGGAAIARREFGETVKLINNQFPHWFAGSFKKFNDRVDDLSLDWHMLVALIAPRPVYVSTAQEDLWGDPRGSFLAAKAAEPVYQLFGEEGLETSEMPGVDTPVGNFIGYHMRQGKHGLNDYDTERFIQFAKRHFTPRESKADR
- the gnd gene encoding decarboxylating NADP(+)-dependent phosphogluconate dehydrogenase, with product MNEKSDFGLVGLAVMGENLVLNVESRGFTVSVYNRTLQKVDNFIHGRAKGKNIAGTHSIEELVGSLKTPRKVMLMVKAGKPVDEFIEQLIPHLQRGDIIIDGGNSHFPDTIRRTKYLESKGLLFIGTGVSGGEEGALRGPSIMPGGSPAAWPAVKPIFQSIAAKVGDGTPCCDWVGENGAGHFVKMVHNGIEYGDMQLICEVYQIMKDLLHMSAEQMHDVFAEWNQGELDSYLIEITRDILAFKDTDGTPLVNKILDTAGQKGTGKWTSVASLDLGIPLTMISEAVYGRCLSAAKEERVEASKILQGPTPEFKGDKKAFLSDLEKALYASKIVSYTQGYVLLRAAAEEYMWNLNYGGIALLWRGGCIIRSKFLGRIKDAFDKNPKLTNLLLDPFFRETVEHSQGAWRRVLSTAVLNGIWSPAMATALNYFDGFRNSRLPANLLQAQRDYFGAHMYERIDKPRGEFFHTNWTGRGGETASSTYVV
- a CDS encoding sugar kinase, producing the protein AVKLGWAHGALLTSFPGDTTMATVEQVRAFAKGGSARIQR